Proteins found in one Neofelis nebulosa isolate mNeoNeb1 chromosome 3, mNeoNeb1.pri, whole genome shotgun sequence genomic segment:
- the TMEM33 gene encoding transmembrane protein 33 isoform X2 — translation MAETAPNGPQGAGAVQFMMTNKLDTAMWLSRLFTVYCSALFVLPLLGLHEAASFYQRALLANALTSALRLHQRLPHFQLSRAFLAQALLEDSCHYLLYSLIFVNSYPVTMSIFPVLLFSLLHAATYTKKVLDAKGSNSLPLLRSILDKLSANQQNILKFIACNEIFLMPATVFMLFSGQGSLLQPFIYYRFLTLRYSSRRNPYCRTLFNELRIVVEHVIMKPACPLFVRRLCLQSIAFISRLAPTA, via the exons ATGGCAGAAACGGCCCCGAACGGCCCCCAAGGGGCGGGCGCAGTG caaTTCATGATGACCAATAAACTGGACACGGCCATGTGGCTTTCTCGATTGTTCACAGTTTACTGCTCTGCCTTGTTTGTTCTGCCACTTCTTGG GTTGCACGAAGCTGCAAGCTTTTACCAGCGTGCTTTACTGGCAAATGCTCTTACTAGTGCCCTGAGACTGCACCAGAGATTACCGCATTTCCAGTTAAGCAGAGCATTCCTGGCCCAGGCTTTATTGGAAGACAGCTGCCACTACCTGCTGTACTCACTCATCTTTGTCAATTCCTACCCGGTTACAA TGAGTATTTTTCCTGTGTTGCTATTCTCCTTGCTTCATGCTGCCACATATACGAAAAAGGTCCTTGAT gCAAAGGGTTCAAATAGTTTACCTTTGCTGAGATCTATCTTGGATAAACTAAGCGCTAATCAACAGAATATTCTGAAATTCATTGCTTGTAATGAAATATTCTTGATGCCTGCTACAGTTTTTATGCTTTTTag tgGTCAAGGGAGTTTGCTCCAGCCTTTTATCTACTATAGATTTCTTACTCTTCGGTATTCCTCTCGAAGAAATCCATATTGTCG GACCTTGTTCAATGAACTGAGGATTGTTGTTGAACATGTGATAATGAAACCTGCTTGCCCACTGTTTGTGAGAAGACTTTGTCTCCAGAGTATTGCTTTTATAAGCAGACTGGCACCAACA GCTTGA
- the TMEM33 gene encoding transmembrane protein 33 isoform X1 produces MAETAPNGPQGAGAVQFMMTNKLDTAMWLSRLFTVYCSALFVLPLLGLHEAASFYQRALLANALTSALRLHQRLPHFQLSRAFLAQALLEDSCHYLLYSLIFVNSYPVTMSIFPVLLFSLLHAATYTKKVLDAKGSNSLPLLRSILDKLSANQQNILKFIACNEIFLMPATVFMLFSGQGSLLQPFIYYRFLTLRYSSRRNPYCRTLFNELRIVVEHVIMKPACPLFVRRLCLQSIAFISRLAPTVA; encoded by the exons ATGGCAGAAACGGCCCCGAACGGCCCCCAAGGGGCGGGCGCAGTG caaTTCATGATGACCAATAAACTGGACACGGCCATGTGGCTTTCTCGATTGTTCACAGTTTACTGCTCTGCCTTGTTTGTTCTGCCACTTCTTGG GTTGCACGAAGCTGCAAGCTTTTACCAGCGTGCTTTACTGGCAAATGCTCTTACTAGTGCCCTGAGACTGCACCAGAGATTACCGCATTTCCAGTTAAGCAGAGCATTCCTGGCCCAGGCTTTATTGGAAGACAGCTGCCACTACCTGCTGTACTCACTCATCTTTGTCAATTCCTACCCGGTTACAA TGAGTATTTTTCCTGTGTTGCTATTCTCCTTGCTTCATGCTGCCACATATACGAAAAAGGTCCTTGAT gCAAAGGGTTCAAATAGTTTACCTTTGCTGAGATCTATCTTGGATAAACTAAGCGCTAATCAACAGAATATTCTGAAATTCATTGCTTGTAATGAAATATTCTTGATGCCTGCTACAGTTTTTATGCTTTTTag tgGTCAAGGGAGTTTGCTCCAGCCTTTTATCTACTATAGATTTCTTACTCTTCGGTATTCCTCTCGAAGAAATCCATATTGTCG GACCTTGTTCAATGAACTGAGGATTGTTGTTGAACATGTGATAATGAAACCTGCTTGCCCACTGTTTGTGAGAAGACTTTGTCTCCAGAGTATTGCTTTTATAAGCAGACTGGCACCAACAGTTGCGTAG
- the TMEM33 gene encoding transmembrane protein 33 isoform X3, whose translation MMTNKLDTAMWLSRLFTVYCSALFVLPLLGLHEAASFYQRALLANALTSALRLHQRLPHFQLSRAFLAQALLEDSCHYLLYSLIFVNSYPVTMSIFPVLLFSLLHAATYTKKVLDAKGSNSLPLLRSILDKLSANQQNILKFIACNEIFLMPATVFMLFSGQGSLLQPFIYYRFLTLRYSSRRNPYCRTLFNELRIVVEHVIMKPACPLFVRRLCLQSIAFISRLAPTVA comes from the exons ATGATGACCAATAAACTGGACACGGCCATGTGGCTTTCTCGATTGTTCACAGTTTACTGCTCTGCCTTGTTTGTTCTGCCACTTCTTGG GTTGCACGAAGCTGCAAGCTTTTACCAGCGTGCTTTACTGGCAAATGCTCTTACTAGTGCCCTGAGACTGCACCAGAGATTACCGCATTTCCAGTTAAGCAGAGCATTCCTGGCCCAGGCTTTATTGGAAGACAGCTGCCACTACCTGCTGTACTCACTCATCTTTGTCAATTCCTACCCGGTTACAA TGAGTATTTTTCCTGTGTTGCTATTCTCCTTGCTTCATGCTGCCACATATACGAAAAAGGTCCTTGAT gCAAAGGGTTCAAATAGTTTACCTTTGCTGAGATCTATCTTGGATAAACTAAGCGCTAATCAACAGAATATTCTGAAATTCATTGCTTGTAATGAAATATTCTTGATGCCTGCTACAGTTTTTATGCTTTTTag tgGTCAAGGGAGTTTGCTCCAGCCTTTTATCTACTATAGATTTCTTACTCTTCGGTATTCCTCTCGAAGAAATCCATATTGTCG GACCTTGTTCAATGAACTGAGGATTGTTGTTGAACATGTGATAATGAAACCTGCTTGCCCACTGTTTGTGAGAAGACTTTGTCTCCAGAGTATTGCTTTTATAAGCAGACTGGCACCAACAGTTGCGTAG